The Indicator indicator isolate 239-I01 chromosome 32, UM_Iind_1.1, whole genome shotgun sequence genome segment ATTGGAAAGACGCCTAAGATAATCACAAGCTCCAGGCCTGCTGAGTTAAGCTCAGAGTTCCATGTTAGAACTTAGGTGGATTTCATGGTTTTCTTAACCTTAACatggatttctttctttgtttatttatttgttttaaaccaCATAATTCAATCAGTTGTTCTGGCTGACTTCCACTGAAGTTAACAATTCTGTGAAGAATCCAGCCTGCCCACTCTTACTATCTGGTCCTTTATCTCTTATGACTCATGTTGTTTACTCTCATTCCACACAGCTAAATATTTGTTTACTCTATTGGTATTTGTTTACCCTATTGATATTTGTTTACCCTATTGATTAATTCCCATTACAGTTTCTAGATCTTTTCTGTGATGCTTATCTTGCATAAAAGGGATTTTTGTAAGCAGATGTATTTCATATTTCATCTGCTTCTTTAAAGGTATAAGAAGAGCTAGAAAGGACTCACCTTATTTTAGTCAAGATCCTGCTTTCCAAGGGAATGTCTCTGCAGGTTTCTTAGCCAAAGGCAGAATCTTATGGCTCAAAACGAGGAGTCTTTCTCTTCTGTGACCACAATTACAGCTTTTATATGGGGTTTAAAAAGGGGTGTCTGGGAGATTAGTGGggataaagaaatatttcagagtGTTCAGGGGATAAGTACAGGTTTCACTGATTACATGAAGCTGAGCTGGTGTTTATTCCCATTTTACTTTTacccaaagaagtttttcccagtCAAATGGTGGAAAGAAATCATGGTGTTGTACCTGCTCGCTCATTCCTCTACCATCATCACATCTACTGGTAGAAGCACTTAGCTAGTCATATGGTCTAATCACAGCTTAAATTACAACAGAGGATAATATAGAGCtatcttgggggaaaaaaaagcaaatcatgACACTGCAAAGACAGCAAAATCCTTTCTGTTGTATGAATCAGAATATAGAATTAGGACCAAAGATCTCCAAGGCCAGGAGAGGTTTCCCTCTGATATCACTGGCCCATTGGTGAGCCCAGAGACCCTTGCTGCACACTCAGGTAGGGAGCTTCCAGGTAGAGTGATAACTGTGgatctttaaaagcaaaattcctTTAGATGTGCTTCCTTTAGACGTCTGTTCTAACTGCTCTGGATGGCTGCCTTCCTCAGCAACACATCAGGGCAAAAAGAGATCAGCACTAAGCAAAAAGCCTTTGAATTGTACTTCAGACCTATTCCATGAGCAGAACCATTAGAATTCCTGAGCATAGAAGCTGGAGTTCAGCACTGCCAATCTTCCATAGGTTCTTAAGCAAGGGGAATATCTTTCATTACACCAACTAGTACACTTGCAAAAACCACACATGACTTTTCAGGcccacaaaacagaacagaattaAACCAGACTAAAGATCATTTGCAATTTTGGAATATCTAAAATAATGACATTTTCTGGACGTGAGTCTCCTATGTATTAACCTTGCCAGTGTTACATAAAGCTGTAACCACCGGATGTTTGTCTGCTTCCAGCATCTGGCAGCCTCATCTGTAGGAGGAGGGTGGAGGAACTTTGATATGTAAATTACTTCTCTGTGGAGTCACTCTGGAGGATATAAACACTGACAAAATCATATCACAGTTCTCTAAGAAATTATTCGCACCAAAGGAAAATGGAATCCTTTTATGCTCTGGCTTTAATAGCAGGAATCCTTGTTACTTGTGTATTACTGGTTTTAATTGCAATTTATCATAATTCCTTCAAGACAGAGATTCCTCCTGATATTGACCAGCCTTCAAAGCTCCGCCTATATCATTGCACATATGTTCTGATGGAAATCCTGGTGAGTTTATCATGCTCTGTGATATTACGATtgtcaggaaaggaaaaactttcaaaaccctttaGACATCTGCTGGTACTTTTGGTGAATTTCTAGGTTAACTTACAGAAGTAGCCCTCACAGTGAGGACTTCTCAGGTGCATGGTGCTTTGTGCATTGCACATCTGTACTGAACATGTCCTGCTCATTCTGATGAATGCTGCTTTTCTTGTGGCAGTGCAGTGCCTGTTTGTACTGCCTGATGCAGTAAAGACTTCTTTTCTGCAGTACAGGAcagtcttttcctcttttcttccaccTGACTTGCTATGTTTCTTAGAAAAGCTGCATCAGCAGGTAACTGTTACCTTCTACAGCATGGGTGTCTTGCATACCATGCTCCTATTGCAGCTAGCCACATACTCTGTCATAAAGAAGTCAGTGACAATCCCAAATGGAAGAGATAAGAGAAAGCCTCCAAGCCCACATCCTAGCTTTTGTTTCAATCTGTTCATACAGGTCTTCATTTAGACAAACTGTGCATATCACACTGGGATAGAAAACTTTCATAATGATTATTTCAGCTGGCAAAACACAACACTTCCAAGTGAGACAGAAAGACTGGCTAATGTAGCCTTAAAGACCATGAAGCTCAAACTGAGTGTGTTTTTGGATAGTTGGTGTCTCATtccataattattttaaaagtaaaaatctGGTCCCCATATGCTTCTCCACACAAAAAGCCATTTTGTGCCAGAATTTAGGTGTTCCAGCAAATAGTTTTTCAAAGACTATTTCACAAGAAAAAGTATGCTGGCATACTGATCtgactccttttttttctttcacataatCACATTTTAGAACCTGGTTTATGTTTCACTTATGAATACTGATCACATCTGTCTAGAAATAGTCATACCCTTTATTTATTGACTGTATTGCTATTGACTCTGAAGTATTTTGCAATTATTGATCAAGAAGTTTTTCAACAGAATACCTACTAAATTCCTTGTTCTTCTTCATGACTCTTTTCCCTCTGTGATGCCAGGAGCTCCTAAGgtaaggaagggaaaggggataTTTAGCCAAAATGCTGATGCATAGCTTATCATGTATATTACTCTCTGTTATCTGAAAGCTCAGTGAAAACTCAAGGCCCTTAGGAAGCAGAGATGAGATTAAATAAACACAGTATGGCAATTCTGACAAGTGCAATAATTCCAAATCATAACTCTTGacataaaaaaattacttaagtCATGAGAGTTTTGGAAACTTGCTCTTTGGGGAAAGTTATACTGACCCTGTGCTTTCTGCCATGGTTGCCTTGGCTCTTATATTAATTTTCCCTTTTATCATGATACCTAAACATGTGTATTTTCAACTGTAAGGCAGGAACTGGATCTATCCATTTGTCTCTAGGAACTGGGACTTAAACCCCCCAAGCACCGCTGGCATTTGTGGAACAGAGCGTTATGAAAAAAACTCCAAATCCTCTCTGAGTTCCCACCTTTGTTTCTAAatcactttctctctctcccatggCCCATGGtggtttcttttattatttctcaCCCAACTTGTTTATTACAGCCTGGTCTGGATTACTGGGAAGAGAGAATCTATGTTGTTTGAGAAAGGCCTTGGTGAGGAACTGGATGTTGTGACGCTCTTGAACTATAGAACATTTAGTTTCATGTGTAGGTGATAGCTGGGATCATGCCTAAGAAAGTTCTACCTCTGTCTTACTCTGACATTCTTTCACAGCAGAATTACTATTTAAGGCCAATATTTGAGTTGTCTCTGAGCCAGATAGTGCAGATCTAAATTAAAGCCCAGATGCACAAGgctggaaaggaaaacacacGAATGCATAGCTGGCCATTAGTTGGTAAGGCATTGAGAGCAGTGTACATGGAGCCTTCTGTTGCTCAGAGGAGAGCAATACAATTTGCAAATTGCTTGTGGTGATTATCATCATTCCAGAAGAATGAATGACAGCAGTCTGTAGGGGCAATTAAGTCACCATCTAATAGGAAAGGAAATGCTGTTCCTAGCAGGAAATGCATCTGTTATACCACATGCTCAAAATACAGCAGGATTCCAGTGTGCACTTCAGGCTGTCTTCACTATCAGCAGCTGAATGGCCTTGgagaagaaaatcacagaattgtcagggttggaagggaccccaaagaccATCTAGCTtcaattcccctgccatgggcacggaGACCCTCCACTGCATCAGGTTTTGACACATGTAACAAACCTCCCCTGTCTCTAGAAAATTCATTTTCCCTGATTAGATGGAAGATCCTGACTGCAGAGCCATTTCATGGGAACCTGTAAGATCTGGATAAAGGCAAGATTTTCACTGGTGGAGGAGGAGATAAGATTCAGAACCATTTTCATCAGTACTCATTTAGGCCAGCAGCCCTTCATTATTAATTATAGGCACTAATAATTTTCTTAAAGCTTCTTCATACTGCCCCTGTGGAATGGAGGCGACCCAAGTCAAGTAAGTCACCAAATCTTTCACACAAACTGGTGTGTGTCTTTTTCTCCCAGTATACTGAATGCTATCATGCTAGGGACATTTGTATCTCACTGAAACACTTTGATTGAGGCATCTGAAATATACAGCCTCCCTTTATAACCCATGGAGATGAACAGACATCTCCAGAGCATGATTTAACACACCTGAAATTGGAACCATCCAAGAAATGCCTCTTTCTCTCCACTGATTAGAAAAGGAGCCTCAGGCCTCAGGACTCCTCCCTTCCATACCAAACAAAGTGCCTGATGTTACTTGTGGTAAAGCCAGATCACAGACATTAGAAGgtatttatatatgtattttatatgtatatttatacatatacaCTTCATGGAACAAGTATTGCAACATTCCTCCAGAAGTAATGGGACCTCAGATGACAAAGATGTGCATTTTCACTTTCATAACTGAAATTACAAAGCCACTGGAGTTATTTGTGCTAATCCTATGAGGCAGCAAACAACCAACACAATTATCCTAAATATAGTATAGAAAAAGGTAGCTCATGGCATTTCTAGAGTGGGAAGACCTAAATTCCCTATGCTGATGTCTCatttttcctcttacatctatgTAGGCAAAGAAGTTGCAAAGTCTGGGCATCTTAGAGGATCACAAACTTACAAGGCTGATTTTTGATGGCCTCCCAGCATGCAGGGATTCAAAGCTCTTCATAAAGGATCTGCATTTTGATGAGGTGCCAGTGAGGATTTACCTCCCAAGAGAACCATCCGCAAGCAAAAGGAGAGGAGTCATCTTCTTCCACGGAGGATGTGGGATCTTTGGAAGTATCAGTAAGGAACTGAAAGAGACAATTTCTTTCTTTAGGATTGATaactatatattttttaaaactctCCTGAATCTAAAAAGTGACTGAAGCTTATTTTGAGAGATATAGAAAGCACTTCATGGgtatttttacttttcaaatTTTCTAATCTGCCCTTATTTAATATCTAAGTAATTTTCATAGGACATAGCACTCTTTATGGAATATATATTCCTTACAGTAAgtaaggaaggctggagagggactttttgtaaGAGTGTctggcaacaggacaagggggaatggtttgaagctgaaacagagtaggtttagactgtatcttaggaagaagatcttcagtacgagggtgagactctgcaataggttgcccagggaggttggggatgAAACTACATCtaaacctcctccctgggggtgttcaaggccaggttggatgaggccttgagcagccaactctagttgagaggcatccctgcccatggtggggaggtttgAGTAGATgctctctaaggtcccttccaacccaaatctaggattctatgaaattgttcctcatgtccaagctaacccttccctggcacaacttgaggccacttcctcttgtcctgtcacttgctacctTGGTGCAGAGAcagacccccacctcacttcagcTTTCTTTTGGGTAGCTATTTCTAAGCTAAGATGTTAATTATATTAACAACATTTGTTCTTCAGGAAGCCATGAAAGGATCTGCAGGTCCATAGCCACCAATTCTGATTCAGTGGTTGTGTCTGTTGGGTAAGTGAACTCCACCCAGAACAAGacagttctgctgctttatCCCCTGCTTCCCTCACTCCTCTGAATGATGCCAGCTCTACTTGCATTTCTTTGAATATGAGAACAGAAACTGAGCTCTGGTGTTGTTGATAAGTGCAAGCAAATATGTGCCATGGAATAATGAGAAATACCTGACAGAGGTTTATAAAGTTACAAAACTAATATATGTGCCAGCTATTTCCAGAAGAACAAAGAGATTTGGTCATTTTACATTGCTCTCACTACAGATATCATTGCCTTTGTTCAATAATAAGGGATTATAAGAGGCTGTCCCAATTTCAGGTTTTAATATTTAGGGGTTTTGGGGATGATTTTAAAGCATAAATAGAGCTGTAAAATGGAATCCTTTCTTTTTGAAACTGCATGGACCACTTTTAAAGATGTTTTCCCTCTGGAAAGTCACTGATGGTATGAGGAAACTTTAGTTTCCAACAAAtacttccctgaaaaaaaaaatcattactaAAGAATTTCATTAAGCTGGGAGGAATTTGATTTGAGAATGAACTGCATATTCCATATCTCATTTTAGTAACTCATGATGTGTTTAAAGTGACTCTGAAATAAGATAGTGAGATCCTTTTATTCCCTGGTTATTAGGATGTTTACTTTATGAATCCATGGAATTAAATTCACAGACTGGTGCAGAAccaggaaagcagaagcagtgTGCCTGAGCCAACAGCAAAGGGTTAAACTAAATATGCAGTACTGGGCTTGGTGAGGTTTTCAAATGCCTGGGATGGATTTGAGATGGATTTAAGATGACAGATTCAAGCAATTTAAAAACCACGTGTCTGTAATAACAGCTGCCCTTGTACCTGGCAGGTATGGGTTATCTCCTGAGCACAAGTACCCAGCCCAGACCCTGGACTGTCTCACTGCCACCCTGCACTTcctgaaggctgcagaaaaCTATGGAGTGGATCCTGAGCGGGTGATTGTCTGTGGAGATAGTGCAGGGGGCACCTTTGCTACCAGTGTTTGCCAAGAACTGGTAAACAGAAGAGAGATCCCAAAGATACGTGCCCAGGTACTGATCTATCCCCTTGTCCAAGCACTGAACTTTAATCTGCCATCGTACCAGCAAAATGCTTTCATTCCCTTCTTGTCCCGAGAACGCACAGTTCATTTCATCCTGAAGTACCTGCAGAAGGATTACTCTCTGAAGGAAGCCATCCTAGCAGGTTCTCATGTTCCTGAGAGGATCACtttgaaatacaggaaatgGATAAACCCAGACCTTATCCCGGAGACATTTAAACTGGGCTATAAACCACCGCTACCCTCTCCATTTTTACCTCAGGCCTATGGGGAAACAA includes the following:
- the LOC128977340 gene encoding arylacetamide deacetylase-like 4, producing MESFYALALIAGILVTCVLLVLIAIYHNSFKTEIPPDIDQPSKLRLYHCTYVLMEILAKKLQSLGILEDHKLTRLIFDGLPACRDSKLFIKDLHFDEVPVRIYLPREPSASKRRGVIFFHGGCGIFGSIRSHERICRSIATNSDSVVVSVGYGLSPEHKYPAQTLDCLTATLHFLKAAENYGVDPERVIVCGDSAGGTFATSVCQELVNRREIPKIRAQVLIYPLVQALNFNLPSYQQNAFIPFLSRERTVHFILKYLQKDYSLKEAILAGSHVPERITLKYRKWINPDLIPETFKLGYKPPLPSPFLPQAYGETKELFETRVSPLLAEDAVVCCLPDTCIITCEHDVLRDDGLLYKKRLEDNKVKVTWHHMKEGFHCALGFFGYGIFSFPSSSKMVNHIVTFIKGY